A genomic segment from uncultured Desulfuromonas sp. encodes:
- the recR gene encoding recombination mediator RecR, whose translation MLDSIPSLNRLISELGKFPGIGRKTATRLAFYVMQQSDEQSQALVEAIQNLKQRVRFCSTCFNVTEQDPCPLCTSTNRDDSLLCVVEQPQDLMAIERGHSYRGRYHVLHGVLSPLDGVGPDDLKIAELVERIRQGQFQEVIVATNFSIEGEATALYLSRVLQPFGVRMTRLAHGIPMGSDLEYVDDATVGRAIEGRRDL comes from the coding sequence ATGCTAGACTCAATTCCCTCGCTGAACCGGTTAATCTCCGAACTGGGTAAATTCCCTGGTATCGGGCGTAAGACAGCGACTCGGCTGGCTTTTTATGTGATGCAGCAGTCGGATGAGCAGTCTCAGGCGCTGGTCGAGGCGATACAAAATCTGAAACAGCGTGTTCGTTTTTGTTCGACCTGTTTCAATGTGACCGAACAGGACCCCTGTCCGTTATGCACCAGCACCAACCGCGACGACAGTTTGTTGTGTGTGGTGGAGCAGCCGCAAGACCTGATGGCAATTGAACGTGGCCACAGCTATCGTGGGCGCTATCATGTCCTTCATGGTGTGTTGTCGCCGCTGGATGGTGTTGGACCTGATGACCTGAAGATTGCCGAGCTTGTTGAACGGATCCGGCAGGGGCAATTCCAAGAGGTGATCGTTGCGACAAACTTCTCCATCGAAGGAGAGGCAACGGCCCTTTATCTGAGTCGTGTGTTGCAGCCTTTTGGCGTGCGCATGACGCGGTTGGCTCACGGTATACCCATGGGCAGCGACCTTGAATATGTTGATGATGCGACTGTGGGACGGGCGATCGAAGGTCGTCGTGACCTGTGA
- a CDS encoding DUF547 domain-containing protein, whose protein sequence is MKRFMFLILFLLFPLVCQAFDHQHSLWTDQLQRYVIWGEHGVASEVDYAAWKQDRQGLADYLEQVSNVSAEQYRDWSRNQQLAFLINAYNAFTVDLVLRHYPVESIKDIGFWPGSPWRSKFFTLLGQHRSLDDIEHRMLRGDKGFSEPRIHFALVCASRGCPALPREAYISEDLESQFEEAIERFLADQGRNRFNVVTGHLEVSALFDWYGGDFIGFNGGKTLADFFRPYADILSDDTAGKKRIQRAMAPLSFLPYDWRLNDHR, encoded by the coding sequence ATGAAACGATTTATGTTCCTGATTCTTTTTTTGCTTTTCCCTTTGGTCTGTCAGGCTTTTGACCATCAGCATTCGCTGTGGACCGACCAGTTGCAGCGTTATGTTATCTGGGGAGAACATGGCGTTGCGTCTGAAGTGGACTATGCGGCCTGGAAACAGGACCGTCAAGGGTTGGCGGACTATCTCGAGCAGGTTTCAAACGTGTCTGCTGAGCAATATCGTGACTGGTCACGCAATCAGCAGCTGGCTTTTCTGATCAATGCCTACAATGCTTTTACGGTTGACCTTGTGTTGCGTCATTATCCGGTTGAATCCATTAAAGACATTGGCTTCTGGCCGGGGTCACCGTGGCGCAGTAAGTTTTTCACTTTGTTGGGCCAGCACCGCTCATTGGATGATATTGAGCACCGCATGCTCCGCGGTGATAAAGGGTTTAGTGAACCACGGATCCATTTTGCCTTGGTCTGTGCTTCGAGAGGGTGCCCGGCGTTACCGCGTGAAGCCTATATCTCCGAAGACCTTGAAAGCCAATTTGAAGAGGCGATCGAACGATTCCTTGCCGATCAGGGGCGTAACCGCTTTAATGTTGTGACCGGTCATCTGGAGGTCTCCGCCCTTTTTGACTGGTATGGTGGTGATTTTATCGGATTTAACGGAGGGAAAACACTGGCGGATTTCTTTCGGCCTTATGCTGACATTCTCAGCGATGATACGGCCGGTAAGAAAAGAATCCAGCGTGCAATGGCACCTCTGTCTTTTCTGCCGTATGATTGGCGTCTCAACGATCACCGTTGA
- a CDS encoding CheR family methyltransferase: MDTPQVLSTEKCHKLSAFVHQRFGMFFPLERHKDLQRAVIHACEESRFSNPEAYVDWVLSGIHSDKKLEPLVTSLTIGETYFFRDPGLFTALREEIIPQRLRREPGRKMLRVWSAGCSTGEEPYSIAMLLDHYALVPKDCCIDLLATDVNVKSLSRARKGIYSRWSFRGLSEMMQQRYFKAVDEHHWQIDDSIRRRVNFSYLNLAAPPFYPGEQAALPCDVILCRNVLMYFSRELRQQILIELTKMLDEGGWLIVSPSEAGLVNVDGLHSVHINGIVLHRKGVGSVRSAVRQWTPEPLKPVKAVRKAFSTVKERPPRPSLSSTPQEKDTEQVPTLDVCTNLVEQGRYDTAKALLATVVDQGHLERRQQAQACLLTAKCHANLGEIDEAVVPLEQSLRLDQMNPAAHYLYGVIALERQEHDQARHSLERALYLDDNYIMAQLTMAMLQGQSGDKDQQKKSFERIHLLLDRLAEDAIIPDSGGMTATHLRLSLKDGDG; this comes from the coding sequence ATGGATACGCCTCAGGTGCTCTCAACGGAGAAATGCCATAAGCTGAGTGCTTTTGTGCACCAGCGTTTTGGCATGTTTTTCCCCCTTGAGCGGCATAAGGATTTGCAGCGCGCGGTGATTCATGCCTGTGAGGAATCCAGGTTCTCCAATCCTGAGGCCTATGTGGATTGGGTCCTGTCCGGGATACACAGTGATAAAAAACTCGAACCTCTGGTCACCAGTCTGACGATCGGAGAAACATATTTTTTCCGTGATCCGGGGTTGTTTACTGCGTTACGTGAAGAGATTATTCCACAACGCCTGCGACGTGAGCCGGGAAGAAAAATGCTGAGGGTGTGGAGTGCCGGGTGCAGTACCGGAGAGGAGCCTTATTCCATCGCCATGCTTCTGGATCACTATGCATTGGTTCCCAAGGATTGCTGCATAGATCTTCTGGCGACAGATGTTAATGTCAAGTCGCTGAGCAGGGCGCGTAAGGGGATCTATTCACGCTGGTCGTTTCGTGGGCTATCCGAAATGATGCAACAACGCTATTTCAAAGCCGTGGACGAACATCATTGGCAGATTGATGACTCAATTCGACGGCGGGTCAACTTCAGTTACCTGAATCTCGCTGCTCCGCCGTTTTATCCCGGTGAGCAGGCTGCGTTGCCCTGTGATGTTATTTTATGTCGTAATGTACTGATGTATTTCTCCCGTGAGTTACGTCAACAAATTTTGATTGAGCTCACAAAGATGCTTGATGAGGGTGGCTGGCTGATAGTCAGTCCCAGTGAAGCCGGACTGGTCAATGTTGACGGTTTGCATTCGGTACATATCAACGGTATTGTGCTTCATCGTAAAGGGGTTGGATCGGTTCGCAGCGCTGTCCGGCAGTGGACGCCAGAGCCTTTAAAACCGGTGAAAGCGGTGCGGAAAGCTTTCTCGACAGTAAAAGAACGTCCCCCCAGACCGTCTTTAAGCTCGACACCGCAAGAGAAAGATACAGAACAGGTTCCAACACTCGATGTGTGCACGAATTTGGTGGAACAGGGCCGGTATGATACAGCGAAAGCTCTGTTGGCAACCGTGGTGGATCAGGGACATCTTGAACGGCGTCAACAGGCGCAAGCCTGCCTGCTGACAGCAAAATGCCATGCCAATCTCGGTGAAATTGACGAAGCTGTTGTTCCTCTGGAACAATCATTACGGCTGGATCAGATGAATCCGGCAGCCCATTATCTTTACGGCGTGATTGCCCTTGAAAGACAGGAGCATGATCAGGCACGGCATAGCCTCGAACGAGCACTCTATCTTGATGACAATTATATTATGGCTCAGTTGACAATGGCGATGTTACAGGGACAGTCCGGCGATAAAGATCAACAGAAAAAGTCGTTTGAGCGGATTCATCTCCTTTTGGATCGCTTGGCTGAGGATGCCATCATCCCGGATTCGGGTGGCATGACTGCAACTCACTTGCGGTTGTCGTTGAAAGATGGAGACGGGTAA
- a CDS encoding GTPase domain-containing protein, with the protein MSFINYASREINCKIVYYGPGLCGKTTNLQHVYQKTAPESKGKMISLATESERTLFFDFLPLALGEVRGFKTRFHLYTVPGQVFYDASRKLILKGVDGVVFVADSQEERMDANIESLENLRDNLEEQGYDLDRLPYVVQYNKQDLPNLSPIEDLQRFVNPTKVPEFKACAMSGIGVFETLKAIAKLVLLDLKKGAR; encoded by the coding sequence ATGTCATTTATCAACTACGCCTCACGAGAGATTAACTGCAAAATCGTTTATTACGGGCCGGGTCTGTGCGGCAAAACGACCAACCTGCAACATGTCTATCAGAAGACAGCTCCGGAATCCAAAGGCAAAATGATCTCTTTGGCGACAGAATCGGAACGAACATTGTTTTTTGATTTTCTTCCCTTGGCTTTGGGAGAAGTCCGCGGCTTTAAAACCCGTTTTCATCTTTATACCGTTCCCGGCCAGGTGTTTTACGACGCGTCTCGCAAACTGATCCTGAAAGGGGTTGATGGTGTCGTGTTCGTGGCGGATTCTCAGGAAGAACGGATGGATGCCAATATCGAGAGTCTTGAGAACCTGCGCGATAATCTTGAAGAGCAGGGGTATGATCTTGATCGGTTGCCGTATGTGGTTCAGTACAATAAGCAGGACCTTCCTAATTTAAGTCCAATTGAGGACCTGCAGCGCTTCGTGAATCCGACGAAAGTCCCTGAGTTTAAAGCCTGTGCCATGAGCGGCATCGGGGTCTTTGAAACGCTGAAAGCCATCGCCAAACTGGTGCTGCTTGATCTGAAAAAAGGGGCACGATAA
- a CDS encoding roadblock/LC7 domain-containing protein, whose translation MFGSQTTFVLYDDEVVKVKEILDNLLKASNAKSIYLVDKNGQMIATAGDVSGMDTTSLASLTAGNIAATGGLAKLVGEKEFAIQFHEGEKDNIHISIVGGRVILVIIFDERSSLGLVRLRVKKASMALEALFDDISSKSSEQAGGRERSNPFAEITDDDIDNLFS comes from the coding sequence ATGTTTGGCTCTCAGACCACCTTTGTTCTTTACGATGACGAAGTCGTCAAAGTTAAAGAAATACTTGATAATCTTCTGAAAGCATCCAACGCCAAATCCATTTATCTGGTTGACAAGAATGGTCAGATGATCGCGACTGCCGGTGATGTCAGTGGGATGGATACGACCAGCCTGGCATCCTTGACAGCGGGGAATATTGCGGCAACAGGTGGCTTGGCAAAGTTGGTTGGTGAAAAAGAGTTCGCCATTCAGTTTCACGAAGGGGAAAAGGATAATATCCATATCTCCATTGTCGGAGGACGCGTCATCCTGGTGATCATCTTTGATGAACGCAGCTCTCTGGGCCTCGTTCGTCTGCGGGTCAAAAAAGCCAGCATGGCACTCGAAGCGTTGTTTGACGATATCAGTTCCAAAAGCAGTGAACAGGCGGGTGGTCGAGAACGTAGCAATCCGTTTGCCGAAATTACTGACGACGACATTGACAACCTGTTCAGTTGA
- a CDS encoding chemotaxis protein CheW: MDDSRIQEILQQRADVLAQPEAATTAHRFLAVVEFRLGQERYAFELSQVKKVIPVSALVPLPGAPKFVAGITHFSGQILSVVDLRTFFDLPMPKDEGHQKLLVLRAQGMQMAVLAEEILGVCDLEEDRLQADLPTLTGIRNRYLKGVSPDQTILLDVSKMVSDEQLIVDQGS; encoded by the coding sequence ATGGATGATTCACGGATACAAGAAATACTTCAGCAACGCGCTGACGTATTGGCTCAGCCTGAGGCCGCTACAACGGCTCATCGCTTTCTTGCCGTTGTCGAGTTTCGTCTCGGGCAAGAGCGGTATGCCTTTGAGTTGTCGCAGGTCAAGAAAGTGATCCCTGTTTCAGCCTTGGTTCCTTTGCCCGGCGCGCCGAAGTTTGTTGCCGGAATCACTCATTTTTCCGGGCAGATTCTTTCCGTTGTTGATTTGCGAACCTTTTTTGATTTGCCAATGCCGAAAGATGAAGGACATCAGAAGCTTCTGGTGTTACGGGCCCAGGGGATGCAAATGGCGGTACTCGCCGAGGAAATTCTCGGTGTCTGCGATCTTGAAGAAGATCGTCTGCAAGCAGACCTGCCGACGTTAACCGGGATTCGCAACCGATATCTCAAAGGGGTTTCACCGGATCAAACGATTCTGCTGGATGTGTCAAAAATGGTTTCAGACGAACAACTGATTGTTGATCAGGGCTCCTGA
- the nifJ gene encoding pyruvate:ferredoxin (flavodoxin) oxidoreductase has protein sequence MSRKMVNIDGNTAAAHVAHATNEVVAIYPITPSSVMGEISDAKSAAGEKNIWGTIPKVVEMQSEGGAAGAVHGALQAGALTTTFTASQGLLLMIPNMYKIAGELTSTVFHVSARAISAQALSIFGDHSDVMSCRPCGWAMLCSNTVQEVMDFALLAQASTLRTRIPFLHYFDGFRTSHEVQKVEELSMDDMRALIDDDLVREHKARALSPDHPVLRGTAQNPDVYFQGRETVTKFYESIPEVLQGEMDKLAKLVGRQYNLVDYVGAPDAEKVIVVMGSGADTVEELVEYQVSQGEKVGLLKVRLFLPFPTKAFAEAMPATVKKVAVLDRTKEPGSLGEPLYQAVRTAIGEAMEEGIYKGEGYPKVVGGRFGLGSYEFTPGMVKAVFDNLDADKAKNHFVVGIEDDVTGNSLDFDANYKVPSDCYAAMFYGLGSDGTVGANKNSIKIIGETTDNKVQAYFVYDSKKAGSMTTSHLRFGKKAIKSPYLIDSADFIACHNFSFLEKYDILSNIKEGGTFLLNSPYNKDEIWNNIPKEVQQCIVDKKLKFYVIDGVRLGEEIGLGARINVIMQTAFFKISNIIPLDTAVAEIKDAIVKSYGKAGEKVVNMNMEAVTCGLDGIEEVTPGTVDSGLRIHGAIEGEAPAFVKNTTAAIIEGKGQNLPISAMPSDGTFPTGTAKYEKRNIAVNIPVWEQDLCIQCGICSFVCPHASIRMKAYDASELSGAPETFKSVDAKGKEMEGMKFTLQVAPEDCTGCGACVHNCPAKSKEEEGKKAINMTFQAPLREAEAANWEFFLDLPDTDEKLFKRQTLKGSQFLPPTFEFSGACAGCGETPFVKLLSQLFGDRALIANATGCSSIYGGNLPTTPWTTRKDGLGPAWSNSLFEDNAEFGYGMRLSVDKFKEYAQELLASASEQLCKAGSEYADLIKEIQGADQSTQEGIEAQRARVATLKAGLEKCPDNNSKQLLSVADYLVEKSVWIVGGDGWAYDIGYGGLDHVLASGENVNVLVLDTEVYSNTGGQASKATPLGAVAQFAAGGKRMGKKDLGMISMTYGNIYVAKVSMANPAQCVKAFLEAEAYDGPSIILAYSHCIAHGIDMTTAVDECKKAVNSGHWPLFRYDPRLSEQGKNPLQLDSKDPSITFEDYAYGENRFRVLKKAQPEVAERLMTQATKETAARFDLYKKLADMDPDCGK, from the coding sequence ATGTCGCGTAAGATGGTAAACATCGATGGCAATACCGCCGCGGCTCATGTCGCTCATGCGACCAATGAGGTCGTTGCGATTTACCCCATCACCCCGTCTTCGGTTATGGGCGAGATTTCCGATGCAAAAAGTGCAGCGGGCGAAAAGAACATTTGGGGCACCATTCCCAAAGTTGTTGAAATGCAATCCGAGGGCGGCGCTGCCGGTGCTGTTCACGGTGCTTTGCAGGCGGGCGCACTGACCACGACCTTTACCGCGTCACAAGGTCTGCTGCTGATGATCCCCAACATGTACAAGATTGCCGGCGAACTGACTTCGACGGTTTTCCATGTTTCAGCCCGTGCGATCTCGGCTCAGGCACTGTCCATCTTCGGCGATCATTCTGACGTCATGTCCTGCCGCCCCTGCGGTTGGGCCATGCTGTGCTCCAACACGGTTCAGGAAGTTATGGACTTCGCTCTGTTGGCTCAAGCATCGACTCTGCGCACCCGCATTCCTTTCCTGCACTACTTCGACGGTTTCCGTACTTCCCACGAAGTTCAGAAAGTTGAAGAGCTGTCCATGGACGACATGCGTGCCCTGATTGATGACGATCTGGTGCGCGAGCATAAAGCCCGTGCCCTGTCCCCGGATCATCCGGTATTGCGTGGTACGGCGCAAAACCCGGATGTGTACTTCCAGGGCCGTGAGACCGTTACCAAGTTCTACGAGTCCATTCCTGAAGTGCTGCAAGGCGAGATGGACAAACTGGCCAAGCTGGTTGGTCGTCAGTACAACCTGGTGGATTATGTCGGTGCTCCTGATGCTGAAAAAGTGATCGTGGTTATGGGTAGCGGCGCTGACACGGTAGAGGAGTTGGTTGAATATCAGGTTTCTCAAGGCGAAAAAGTCGGTCTGCTTAAAGTCCGTCTGTTCCTGCCGTTCCCGACCAAAGCATTCGCAGAAGCCATGCCGGCCACAGTTAAAAAAGTTGCCGTTCTCGACCGCACCAAGGAGCCCGGCTCCCTGGGTGAGCCTCTCTATCAAGCTGTTCGCACCGCCATTGGCGAGGCGATGGAAGAGGGCATTTATAAAGGCGAGGGCTACCCGAAAGTTGTCGGCGGTCGTTTTGGCCTCGGTTCTTACGAGTTTACTCCGGGTATGGTTAAAGCCGTATTCGATAACCTTGACGCCGATAAAGCCAAAAATCACTTCGTTGTCGGTATCGAGGATGACGTCACCGGCAACAGCCTTGATTTTGACGCGAACTACAAAGTGCCTTCCGATTGCTACGCGGCGATGTTCTACGGTCTCGGTTCTGACGGTACCGTTGGTGCCAACAAGAACTCCATCAAAATCATCGGTGAAACCACGGACAACAAAGTTCAGGCGTACTTTGTTTATGACTCCAAAAAAGCGGGCAGCATGACCACCAGTCACCTGCGTTTTGGTAAGAAGGCGATCAAATCCCCTTACCTGATCGACAGTGCTGATTTCATTGCGTGCCACAACTTCTCCTTCCTTGAGAAGTACGACATTCTCAGCAACATTAAAGAGGGTGGTACCTTCCTGCTTAACAGCCCCTACAACAAAGATGAGATCTGGAATAACATCCCCAAAGAGGTTCAGCAGTGCATTGTCGACAAAAAGCTGAAATTCTACGTCATCGACGGTGTCCGACTCGGTGAAGAAATCGGCCTCGGCGCACGTATCAACGTCATCATGCAGACGGCGTTCTTCAAAATTTCCAACATTATTCCGTTGGACACCGCTGTTGCCGAAATCAAGGACGCCATTGTTAAGTCCTATGGCAAGGCCGGTGAAAAAGTGGTTAACATGAACATGGAGGCTGTGACCTGCGGTCTGGACGGTATTGAAGAAGTGACTCCCGGTACTGTTGACAGTGGTCTGCGTATTCATGGCGCCATTGAGGGCGAAGCTCCTGCGTTCGTTAAGAACACCACGGCTGCCATCATCGAAGGCAAGGGTCAGAACCTGCCGATTTCGGCCATGCCGAGTGATGGTACGTTCCCCACCGGTACCGCTAAGTACGAGAAGCGGAACATCGCGGTCAATATTCCGGTGTGGGAGCAAGATCTGTGTATTCAATGTGGCATCTGCTCTTTCGTCTGCCCTCATGCCTCCATTCGTATGAAGGCTTACGATGCTTCTGAACTGAGTGGCGCTCCTGAAACCTTTAAATCCGTTGATGCTAAAGGTAAGGAGATGGAGGGGATGAAGTTCACCCTGCAAGTCGCTCCTGAGGACTGCACCGGTTGTGGCGCCTGTGTTCACAACTGCCCGGCGAAGAGCAAGGAAGAGGAAGGCAAGAAAGCTATTAACATGACCTTCCAGGCGCCTCTGCGTGAAGCCGAAGCGGCCAACTGGGAGTTCTTCCTCGATCTGCCCGATACCGACGAAAAGCTGTTCAAGCGTCAGACACTCAAAGGCAGCCAGTTCCTGCCGCCGACCTTTGAGTTCTCCGGTGCCTGTGCCGGTTGTGGTGAGACGCCGTTCGTCAAACTGCTTTCCCAGCTGTTTGGTGACCGCGCCCTGATCGCCAACGCCACCGGTTGCTCCTCTATCTACGGTGGTAACCTGCCGACCACGCCTTGGACCACCCGTAAGGACGGTCTGGGTCCGGCATGGAGTAACTCCCTGTTCGAGGATAATGCCGAGTTTGGTTACGGCATGCGTCTGTCCGTCGACAAGTTCAAAGAGTACGCTCAAGAGCTGCTCGCCAGCGCTTCTGAGCAGCTGTGCAAAGCGGGTAGCGAATATGCCGACCTGATCAAAGAGATCCAGGGTGCTGATCAAAGCACGCAGGAAGGCATTGAAGCGCAACGTGCTCGCGTGGCGACACTGAAAGCCGGTCTGGAAAAATGCCCGGACAACAACTCCAAGCAGTTGCTGTCGGTTGCCGACTACCTGGTTGAGAAATCTGTCTGGATCGTCGGTGGTGATGGCTGGGCGTATGACATTGGTTATGGCGGTCTGGATCACGTTCTCGCTTCCGGCGAAAACGTCAATGTCCTGGTTCTCGACACCGAGGTGTACTCCAACACCGGTGGTCAGGCATCCAAGGCCACTCCGCTCGGCGCGGTTGCTCAATTTGCCGCCGGTGGTAAGCGCATGGGCAAAAAGGACCTCGGCATGATCAGCATGACCTATGGCAACATCTACGTGGCCAAGGTGTCCATGGCCAACCCGGCTCAGTGTGTTAAAGCGTTCCTTGAGGCCGAAGCCTATGATGGTCCGTCGATCATTCTGGCGTACAGCCACTGTATCGCTCATGGTATCGACATGACCACCGCAGTTGATGAGTGTAAAAAAGCGGTTAACTCCGGCCACTGGCCGTTGTTCCGCTACGATCCCCGCCTGTCCGAGCAAGGCAAGAACCCGCTGCAGCTCGACAGCAAGGATCCGAGCATCACCTTTGAGGACTATGCCTACGGTGAGAACCGTTTCCGCGTTCTCAAGAAAGCCCAACCGGAAGTGGCTGAGCGTCTGATGACTCAGGCCACCAAGGAGACCGCTGCCCGTTTCGATCTGTACAAGAAGCTGGCGGACATGGACCCGGATTGCGGTAAATAA
- a CDS encoding YbaB/EbfC family nucleoid-associated protein, which produces MAKGLGNMMKQAQQMQQKMVRIQEEVAKQEIEASAGGGMVNVVVNGKQEILSIKIDPSVVDPQDVDMLQDLILVATNEAVRKSQDIMQQEMSKLTGGMNIPGLF; this is translated from the coding sequence ATGGCTAAAGGCTTAGGAAATATGATGAAGCAGGCCCAGCAAATGCAGCAGAAAATGGTGCGCATTCAGGAGGAAGTGGCCAAGCAGGAGATTGAAGCCAGCGCGGGCGGTGGGATGGTCAACGTCGTGGTTAATGGCAAGCAGGAGATTTTGTCGATCAAAATTGATCCGAGCGTTGTCGATCCGCAGGATGTCGATATGCTGCAGGATCTGATTTTGGTTGCGACCAACGAAGCGGTCCGTAAAAGTCAGGACATCATGCAGCAAGAGATGTCAAAATTAACGGGCGGGATGAATATCCCCGGTTTGTTTTAA
- a CDS encoding chemotaxis protein CheW: MRRYLPFLIDDSWYALPLEVVITVVRSVALMRLPEAAPGLMGLIDYKGTALPVLDMRFRLHKSLQDIGLDQRIILAQRDEQTIAFAVDDVDSVIEVSESQLKQSAEIFPEMDSYVAAIIRCTDKKLQLCNEQTFLYFDHELLDKEGCGLMPRHADLPE, translated from the coding sequence ATGAGAAGATATCTCCCCTTTTTGATTGATGATTCCTGGTATGCGCTTCCCTTGGAGGTCGTGATTACTGTGGTGCGCTCAGTGGCGTTAATGCGTCTTCCGGAAGCTGCGCCGGGCTTGATGGGGTTGATTGATTATAAGGGGACGGCATTGCCTGTCCTGGATATGCGTTTCCGTTTGCATAAATCATTGCAGGATATTGGGCTGGACCAACGTATTATTCTGGCTCAACGTGATGAGCAGACCATTGCCTTTGCTGTCGATGATGTGGATTCCGTGATAGAGGTCAGCGAAAGTCAGTTGAAACAGTCTGCCGAGATTTTTCCGGAGATGGATAGCTATGTTGCAGCAATTATTCGCTGCACGGACAAAAAGCTCCAGCTTTGTAACGAACAGACCTTTTTATATTTTGATCACGAGCTTCTCGACAAAGAGGGGTGTGGTCTGATGCCCCGACACGCTGATCTTCCGGAGTAA
- the dnaX gene encoding DNA polymerase III subunit gamma/tau gives MSYLVLARKWRPQTFADLVGQEHVSRTLANAIASGRVHHAFLFTGARGVGKTSAARILAKALNCEQGPAAEPCNQCRHCEEISSGHSVDVFEIDGASNTGVDDVRELRETLRYMPSQCRYKIFIIDEVHMLSINAFNALLKTLEEPPEHVKFIFATTEPHKIPVTILSRCQRFDFRKIPAPKVVAQLRKIVDAENITISDRALALIAQRGGGSMRDSLSTLDQVVAFCSEQVADEDVQGLLGMVDRRLLFDALEGCMRQDCSMVLNVVRRVDDLGHSFRQFCQELVETVRQTILCALVENPEEDLGVFGDELQALKVLSGLAGQDDWQRLLSMLIKVESELSSSSFPRLLVEMTLVRAASLPPAKDIAGLIRKVEALEGGYSSGTVPRPQPVKTPVSQIIAEAVPPAEPVTPSPVSPPQDADVVVAPVAAPVSTPTEEPIASTEAVAPGCAAETSAPDSWPQLVAHVKEKSPALASLLEHGSLIKMALPELVVGYPAGSFHLQQMNDSETREKLTQFIRDLYGLAVDLKIQALTGDASGPPSLVETQKKKESDRERRLREDALTHPTVKKAIEIFSGDIESVTPIDKGFV, from the coding sequence ATGTCTTATCTGGTTCTGGCGCGAAAGTGGCGTCCGCAGACATTTGCTGATCTTGTCGGTCAGGAACATGTCAGTCGCACATTAGCCAATGCGATCGCCAGCGGCCGTGTGCATCACGCCTTTCTGTTTACCGGAGCCCGTGGTGTTGGCAAGACATCTGCCGCGCGAATTCTCGCCAAAGCGTTAAACTGTGAACAAGGCCCTGCCGCAGAACCCTGCAATCAGTGCCGACACTGTGAGGAGATTTCCAGTGGCCATAGCGTCGATGTGTTTGAAATCGACGGGGCCTCCAATACCGGTGTCGATGATGTGCGGGAGTTGCGTGAAACCCTGCGCTATATGCCGTCCCAGTGTCGCTACAAAATTTTCATCATTGACGAAGTGCATATGCTCTCGATCAATGCCTTTAATGCTCTGCTTAAAACTCTGGAAGAACCGCCTGAACACGTCAAATTTATCTTTGCAACGACGGAACCGCATAAGATCCCGGTGACGATCCTGTCACGTTGTCAGCGCTTTGATTTCCGTAAAATTCCGGCACCGAAAGTGGTGGCTCAGTTACGGAAAATTGTCGATGCTGAAAATATTACAATCTCTGATCGTGCCCTGGCTTTGATTGCCCAGCGTGGCGGCGGCAGTATGCGTGACAGTTTATCGACGCTGGATCAGGTGGTGGCATTCTGTTCGGAACAGGTGGCTGACGAAGATGTTCAGGGCTTGCTGGGAATGGTGGACCGTCGTCTGCTGTTTGATGCCTTGGAAGGCTGCATGCGTCAGGATTGTTCCATGGTGCTGAATGTGGTCCGTCGGGTTGACGACCTGGGGCATTCTTTCCGCCAGTTCTGTCAGGAACTTGTTGAAACGGTTCGTCAGACAATTCTCTGTGCGTTGGTTGAAAACCCGGAAGAGGATTTGGGTGTTTTCGGCGACGAGCTGCAGGCGCTAAAAGTTCTAAGTGGTCTGGCTGGACAGGATGATTGGCAGCGCCTACTCAGTATGCTGATCAAGGTTGAGTCGGAGTTGTCGTCGTCATCATTTCCCCGTCTTCTGGTGGAAATGACCCTGGTCCGGGCAGCCAGTTTGCCGCCTGCCAAGGATATTGCCGGTCTTATTCGTAAGGTGGAAGCCTTGGAGGGTGGCTACTCTTCCGGCACGGTTCCCCGGCCGCAGCCGGTGAAAACACCTGTGTCACAGATCATTGCCGAAGCTGTACCTCCTGCCGAACCTGTCACTCCATCGCCTGTTTCACCACCGCAGGACGCAGACGTGGTGGTTGCCCCCGTGGCGGCGCCTGTCTCTACTCCAACTGAGGAACCTATTGCAAGCACAGAGGCTGTTGCGCCTGGCTGTGCCGCAGAGACCAGTGCACCCGACAGTTGGCCGCAACTGGTGGCTCATGTGAAAGAGAAGTCTCCTGCGTTAGCGTCGTTGCTGGAGCATGGCAGTCTCATCAAGATGGCGTTACCTGAACTGGTTGTTGGCTATCCGGCAGGCTCCTTTCATTTGCAGCAGATGAATGACAGTGAAACGCGCGAGAAGTTGACGCAGTTTATCCGTGACTTGTATGGTCTGGCTGTGGATCTGAAAATTCAGGCGTTGACGGGGGATGCTTCCGGACCACCGTCGCTGGTTGAAACGCAAAAAAAAAAGGAGAGTGATCGCGAGCGACGCTTGCGTGAAGACGCCTTGACGCATCCGACCGTGAAAAAAGCCATTGAGATTTTCTCGGGAGACATCGAATCGGTGACACCGATTGATAAAGGTTTTGTGTAA